In Asticcacaulis sp. MM231, the genomic window AGTCGCCGGGCAGAGCCGGAAAATCAGCGCCCTCGATCGTCGGACGCTTAAAGAAAAGATAGGCGCCGGCACGGCTTTTCCACCAGCGCGGCGTCCAGTAGCGCGTCTGGTAAACCGCCTTTTGCAGATCGCTCCACGCCTGCATCAGGGCCGGCGAGGTGTGGCCATAACGGGCGCGCGTATAGGTCTGAAGCCAGTCGGCTACCGGCACATCGCCCCACGCCAGATCGTACAGATATTCGTAGACAACGCTGTTGTTGTGAAGGCCCTCGGGGAAGACACCGAAGCCAGCCAGATTACCCGCTTTGTCGCTCGCGGTGATCGCCTTGAGGTCGCTGCGATAGAAGTCGAGATCGCCATAGACCGGGTTTGAGCCCCCGTAATTATGGACATAGCCATAGATCCAGGTCTTGCCCTTGAAGGCATCGGCGCGGGTCCAGACATCGGGATAGCGGTCATTGCCGATATCGAGCACCATCAGCTTGTCGTCCGGCACCAGGCTCAGGAAGGCGCCGATGGCGTCGCTCGACCAGAACGCCTTGTCAGCGCCGAACAGCCAGCCCTGCATCACCCAGACGGCATCGGGGCGCGCCTGACGGATCGAGTCATAGATCGCCTCACCATAGGCCGCCAGACGCCTGGCCTTCACCGCCGGATCGACCTCGGCTACGGCCTTGGTGTTGGCGGTGGCGTCGCCATAGCTCGCCTTGGCGGCGTCGGAGCCATCGGCGGCGATCGGCGGCAGCATCTCGTTGAATGAGTTGGCGAGGTAGTACTGCCCCTCGCCATAGGTTTCGGTATAGAGCGCGATGAAGCGACCGGCCAGCCTGGCAAACAAGGGATCGGCTGGGTCAAGCCAGTAGGTTTCGTGGAAGCCTTCCCAGGCACGCATCTTGTAGATCCGGGCTTCGGGATGCTTTTCCGCGAAGGCTTTCGGCACATAACCGCCAAACGCCGGCAGGATCGGCGTCATGCCAAGCTCACGCATCCGCCCCAGGATCTGCTTTTGCAGAACCTGCTTCTTGTGGATCCAGGCCTGCGGCACCGGGGCGTCATAGCCCTCGATATTGCCCATGCGCTGCCACGGCGTGAAGGCCGGCCCCGAGAAATAGGCAGCCAGTTCGGCGTCGCTCAGACCGTTTTCACGCCACAGCGCCTGCCAGACATATTCCTGACCTTCCATGGCCAGAGGCATATCGATGCCGTGCAGCGCCATCCAGTCGATTTCGCGCTCCCAGCGCGACCAGGTCCACCACGGCGTGGTGTAGCCAAAGGTGCAGGTGTTCATATAGGCGCGATGGCGGAAAGGCGTTTCGGTGCGCGTCAGGGCGGCATCCGGCAGACGCCACGGCAGGTCGACGCGATCGCCCTCCCAGCTTACGTGCGCGGCACCGGTCGATTTAAGATAGCTGTAGGCGCCCTTGGTCAGGGCCACCGGATCAGAACCTTCGACCGTCAGCTTGCCGCCGTGCGCCGAGACCGCATACCACGGCTTGGCCGAACCGGACGGCGTCAGTTTGAAGCTGATGGCCTTCGCGCGCGAACCGATCAGGCGTCGCAATACACCGGCGCTGGCCGGTGTGGTCTCTGTGGCGCCCGTGGCGCCCGCGGCCATGCTGATGGCCGCTGCCGATAGGCCGGAGACAAGAAAATGACGGCGATTTAGGTGCGGCAAATGGGACTCCCCGTTCAAGACAAGATGAAGTCTCGCTGAAAAGTCCACCTTGAATTAATACGCATGTTTGTTCTGAAAAACCCACATCCGCACTCTGTGGATTATGACACAAGGCACATTGGCAAACCAATTGTGCGATATTGACTATATCACCTAAAATTGGCCTGTCAATTTTCGATTGCACCTAAATTGGGCCGCCCGATGGTCGCCAGAGGTACATTTAAGATCGTACCACCTCAACCTCTTCCGGGGGGATAGCGTTAGCCTCTGTCAGAAAGGTTTTGATCTCGTCGACATACTGCCACATGGCGACAAAGGCGGCGTCACCGTCGTGGCGCCGCAGGGCGGCCACAAGCTTTTCACGCGCTGCCGTCCAGCGATCACTCTTAAGTTCCGTCGCCGGAGCATAGAAATTATGCCACAACGGGCTGTTATCGCGCCTCTGCCAAAGATGGTGAGCAAGACTGATCAGTTCCGGATTTTGCGTGGCACGAGCTATGCTCAGATGGAAACGCATTTCGGTATAGGCGCGCGAACCGGCATGGGGCGCGATGCGGCAGTCCTCGCACAAGCGTTCCAGCTCAATTAAGTCGTCTTCCGTCGCCGAAAGGGCGGCCAACCGCGACAAATGACTTTCAAACCACTGCTGCGCTTGTAAGAATTCGGCCGGCCCCGACGGCGGCAAGGTGTCAAAGGGACGCTCCTTGACCGCTTCATCCGCTTCACTTGCGTCCAGTTCATAGGCACGGCGCGTTATATAGATGCCCGAGCCCTGCCGCGATTGGATAAGGCCCTTGACTTCGAGCATGACTAGGGCATCGCGCACCACGGCCCGCCCGACATTATACATCTCGGCCAATTCACGTTCCGTGGGCAGCTTACCCAGCATGCGGAACTCACCATTTCGAATCCGCTCAAGCAGGGATTCGCCGACCGTGCGGTAAGCGCGAACGTCCTTGTCCGAAATCAACACGCGCTGAAAGAGCGGGTGAATGGGGTGCCATAGGGTTGGTTTTCCTGTCTCTGTTCCCGGGCAGATACGGTCACAATTAATACGTCGTCCGTCAAGCTGATAACCATGACACCACGCGCCACCCTCATAACTATATGACTTAAGAATAACGTGTGATCTTGCGGTACGCAAGCGTGGCTTTTGTTAGCGCTCCCATAAATATACTCGGGGAAAATCCGGAAATCCGCGGATAAAAACTTGTCATCCCGCCGAACAAAAAAGCGGACAGGCTTCAGACAGGTGTGCCCCAATTGCAACAACGACCGCAGGAATGGTTCACCATTTTGCGTCGACGCCATCAATTTGTATTATAATTAGTGCTTTGAAATAATGTGGTTTTTTTATATGCAAATTAGTTTCTGCCCCGCAAGAAGCTTGATGTACGAAAAACAGTTGCGTTAGAAACGAAATGGAAACATCACAAAACTGCCTAATTTCCGTTGACTTCCGTTCACTTGGTTTCATAGTGTGACCACAGTTGAACAGATTTTGATCGCAATCCGCAACTTTGCAACCAAGGTTAATCAACTAAAGACGCGGTATCTGCTAGACTTGGGTTAGGGGCCTTAAGAATTTATTCAATACAAACTTTCTTGAGACGAGACTTAAAACTGTAAATAGCCAGTTTAAGTATCTTTTCATGATGGATTGACGCACCAAAACCGTGGTGTCTTTTTTTTGAGACAATTGGTCGGCCAATCAAACTCTCAAAGGTGAATAGGTCAAGCGCTCAATAAGCTAAGTCCACGTCGAAACAAGTGGGAAGACAAAGCCTCCGCAGCTCAGTCTGACGGAGGTATCAGAGGAGAAACTATAATGACAATGCCAATAAACGGGCGGCGCGGGCTTAAAAATGTCCTGCTTTGCGCCACCATACTCATGAGCGGCACGGCGGGATTTGCCCTCGCCCAGGACGCCGTGCCCGCCGATACCACCGCCGCGACAGAAGTCATCGTTACCGGCTTCAAGAAGAGCTACGCCGACGCGGTGCGTGCCAAAAAGAATAATATCGAAATCACCGATGGCATTTCCTCGGATGGTCTGGGTCGTTTCCCTGACCTGAACGTCGGCGAAGCCCTGCAACGCATTCCGGGCGTCCAGATCAACCGCGAAGCCGAAGGCCGTAACGCCACGATCAACCTACGCGGCATGCCGGGGTCCTATGCCCGCACGACCCTGAACGGTCAGGCCTTTGCGGATCCGCCCGCCCTGAGCAACAATTCGTCCGGTCCGCTGGGCGCCTTCAATTCTGACATTTTCAGCGCCTTCGTCATCGAAAAATCGCCCATGGCCAACGCTCAGTCTGGCGGTCTCAGTGGTAACGTGGACATGCAGATCGCCCCCGCCCTGTCCCGCAAGGACGGCGGTTTCGCCAAGGCTTCTTACGAGTACAATACGCTCGGCGACCTGGCCTCACCAGCCTATACGCTCGGCTACAATAAGCACATAAGTCCCAATCTGGCGGTTTTTGGCACGCTGGCTTACAAGCACGAAAATTTCCGTCGTGATACCCTGCGCTTTAACACCTACAGCGCCCTCACCGCTCAGGCGACCGGCCTGTCCGCCTCGGATTTCGCCTCGAAATATGGGGCCTATTACTCCCCAACGGAATGCACCAGTTCTGGAACAGCCTTCTGTCGCTCCCTGGCCAGCGCTCTGGGCGTTGACGACGCCTCAGCCTACGTGAACAGTACGACGGGTTCCAAAGGCACAGCCGGTGCCTGGTATGACAGCGCCCTGCGCCAATACACCCGCACCAATGAAGGCAATCTCTGGACCGGTTCCGCCGGCATGGAGTGGAAGCCAAACGACAACACCAAGCTTGGTGTGGTCGGCTTCTACTCGGACCGCGACATGCCCAAGACCACGCAATATTTCCTCATCAACTCGATGTGGGACGGTGCGGGCACGGTGGCGACCAATGGCGATCCGGTCTCGACCTCCGATGGCCGCTATCTCTATTCCGACATCACGATGACCAACTTCCCGGCCAAATCATCGACACGCCTGTACTCTCAGCATCAACAGTCCAAAGGGCTGGTAGCCAATGCCGATTGGCACGATGACAAGTGGCGCGCTGCGGCCGTTCTGTCGATCTCAAACGGACTCAGTTCATCGCTCGAAACCGAAATTGATCTGCAGACCAATCCGTCATCGACCGGCACCAATGGCATCACAGCCAATTTCAACACCGGCCTCGGTGAGCTTAGTGACTTCTCATACAGTGTAACGCCGACACCGCAGAACGCGATTTTCAACTATGCGTTCAATGACGCGACGGCCTCCACTGTGGTCGATGGTGTTGCCTGTCAGGCGTCGCCAACCTATGCGGCAAATTCGTGGAACTGGACGTCTTGCGATCCGGAAAACCTCTATACCGCCGATGGTGCCTATACACTTAACGTATCCGGTTCTGAGAGCTACGCCTATAACCAGGTGAACTCGGCTCAGTTTGATTTGGAGCGCTATATTGAACTGGGGCCGATCACCAGCATCCAAGGTGGCCTGCGTCTGGAGCAAAACCGCTTCAAGTCCAAGGGCTTCCGAAACATGGCCTACGGGATTGACACGACCAAGATCACTCAGGACATGTTGATCACGGCACCTTCCGTCAATGACTTCATGGGCGGCGACGCGGCGATCTCCAAGAACTGGCAGGTGATCGACGTTGAGAAGTTCCTGTCCGCTGTGACCCCGGTCAGCCTTTACAATAATGGTGGGCTGACAAGCGTCGGCTTGAATATTCTTTATGCCGATGGCGCCTATGCCAACTACAACTACACCAACACCAACACACTCGGCGAAGCCTATATCCAGGCTAAATACGATACGCAACTCATCGGTCACCGCATCCGCGGTAACTTTGGCGTACGCTATGAAGCGACCGATAACACGATCCAGACCCTGGACCAGACATCGACCTTCACGGATGGTGTAGGCTCAGTTTCCAACTACAGCCAGCATGAGATCAAAAACAAGTATCACTACTGGTTACCGTCGGCCATTTTCGCCGCCGACGTCAGTGACGATCTCGTGCTGCGCGGCGCCTATTACAAAACCTATGTCCGCCCTCAAGCGCGCCAATACTCGCCCGTCTCGATTTTCGGCCAACCGACGCTGGATGGAAGCTCCTCGACGTCATTGATGCAGATCTACAATGCCTCAGTCACCATCGGGAACAACAAACTCCATCCCTACCTGGCAAATTCCTACGACCTCTCTCTGGAGTGGTACAACAGGCCTAACAGCCTGATCTCGATCGCCTATTTCGACAAAAAGATCACGGGGCGCATCGCCAGCACCAGCGATCCGGCAATTCTGTGCCCGGCAGATGGCTCGAACTGGGGCTATGGGGCGCTCAACTGGGATGGTACGAACTGTATCGCCACGGCTCTGAGCACAAGCACCAAGACGGTATATATCTACGCCTCCGGCAGCTATAATCTGGACAAGCCGACCTATGTGCACGGCCTTGAGTTCAACATTCAACAGAACCTGGACTTCCTGCCCGGCTTCTGGAAGAACTTCGGCGGTAACTTCAACTATGCCTTCACACAGGCGAAGAGCCCGGCACTTGCGCCCTTCCCTGGCATCTCAAAGTTCACCTACAACGCGATCGGTTATTACGAGACCACCAAATGGGGCGTCCGCGCCACCTATAACTGGCGCTCAGATTATCCGCTTAACGCTAACGGCACCTACAGCGGCAGCGCACGCTCCGTCAAGGCGCGGGGTCAGCTCGATATGTCGGCCTCCTACAATATCAATGATCAGGTTACGGTGTCGCTGGACGCTTACAACATGACCAATGCTAAGCGTTTTGAATACGAAAACGACAGCAAGCTGGTCCGTTGGATCGACTACGACGGCAGCACCTATACCCTCACGGTTAAGGCGATCTTCTAACCCCGGAGGTTCCTTAACTCGGAGGCGTGACCCTTCCCTATGGTTACGCCTCCTCTTTTTTAGCCGCCCCTTGGATGGCTATCTGTGCAAAGGACCCTTTGCGTATCCTCCCTCAGACGCGGATCCGGTCTCCCGCACCGCGCCTTACTGGCCTGGCAGTTTCATCTGCCAGGCCCTTTTTATAGGAATGCCACTCGGCGTTTATCAGACGCCTCCAGATCATCAGGCGCTTTCGGACAGGCGGGCCTGACAATGTTGCGCAATATAGTCTTCATGCGTGGGCATACGGGTAAGGCAGTTCCCGATGACACTGCGCAAGTCCGACAGCCACGCTTTGAGGGCGTCTGAAGGCAGGCTCAGGCTGAGCGGTTCCGGCGCCGCCGGCATCAGCCCCTGCCCGATCATGACCGCTAACCAACTGGGCGTACGGAACTGCTCGCCACGCTCCTCAGGGATACGTCCACGGCTTGAAAACAGGTCAATGCGGTTTTGCAGACCGTCAGGAATGTCCATATGGCGGCAGTATCGCCAAAACTCCGAGTCGTCGCGCGTGCCAACCTTGTAGTGCAGTATGAGAAAGTCGCGTATGTCTTCGTACTCACGCACCATGGCCGCATTGTAGGCGGCCGTGTCCGCCCTTGAAAAATCCTTGTCTGGGAAGAGATATTGCAGGCGCAGAATGGCGTTCTGGATCAGCATGATCGAGGTGGATTCCAGGGGCTCCAGAAAGCCCGCCGATAAACCAACCGCGATACAGTTCTTTTTCCAGAAGGTCTCACGACGGCCGGTCGTAAAGCGGATCGGCCTTGGATCGGCCAGAGGCGGCGAGTTCAGATTGGCCAGAAGCGCATCCATCGCCTGCGTGTCATCGATGAAGGCGCTCGAAAAGACGTGGCCGTTGCCGTCCCTGTGTTGCAACGGAATACGCCATTGCCAGCCGGCGCTCAGGGCTGTGGAGCGCGTATAGGGGGCCGGCGGACCTTTGCGGGCAGTCGGTACGGCCAGGGCGCGATCGCACGGCAGGTAACGCGACCAGTCGATATAGCCAACCCCAAGGGCCTCGCCCAGCAAGAGGGCGCGAAAACCCGTGCAGTCGATAAACAGATCGCCATCGATGCGACGGCCATCTTCCAGGGAAAGGCTCTCAATGAAGCCCGAATCTCCCAGATTGACCCGCCCGATTTTGCCTTCCAGCCGCACCACGCCCGCTGCCTCGGAGATTGTGCGTAGAAAACGCGCATATAAGGAGGCGTCGAACTGGTAGGCATAGGCAATCTCCGCCAGGGGCGAATTGGCCCCCGTCGGTCGCATAAAGCGCCCGTTGATCGAGGCCAGAGATTGAAGGCTGTAATTTTCAAGCCGATCGGCGCCATTCTCGAGATAGTGCCTCAGCCAGACGGCATGAAATGGCAAGGCGCCGTAGTCACGACCATAGGGACCAAAGGAGTGATGGTAGGCGTGGCCCTGACGTCCCCAGTTGACGAACTCAATGCCCAGTTTGAACGTGCCCTTCGTGAAGCGGACAAATTCATTTTCGTTGATCCCCAGGTGGCGGTTAAAAACATGGATATAGGGCGTCGTCGCCTCACCGACGCCGACCGTACCGATCTCCTCGCTCTCAACCAGCACAATCTCTTCGAAGTCGTCGCGCAAAATCCGGGAAAACCAGGCCGCGGTCATCCATCCGGCGGTGCCTCCGCCCGCAATGACGACTTTTTTGATGGTGCCTTGCGACATTGTCCTGCTCCCTGCCCCTTGCGGTGCGCTCTTTCTCCCAGGAGACCGAACGCTCCAGGCTGGGCGGAATGATAGGGAGAGAAAAAAATTTGTCTATAAGTTTCAAAGTGATCGAGACCATAGCGGTCTCTTGCTGAGGCCGCCTGGGCGTCATCCATGCGTCCTGCAGACCAGGCCATGGACGTAACCCATTGAGATTTCTTGTTGTATTTGTTAGCAACATTGTCTTTAAATCCAAAATGGTTGACCAAAAAAAATGACCCGTTCGCGCAGGTCGCTGTCGCGCACGCGACGGTCATGTCGTCTTGTGAGGAATACGGAAGGAATATAGCGCGTGACATCCGTCAGACCTCGTTTTTGGGCGACCTTCATCTGCCTCACTTGGGTGGTGCTTAGCCCTCAGGCTCAGGCTCAGCCTCAACCTCAACCTCAACCTCAGGCCGATGTCACGCTGTTTGACGGACAGCGCGTGGCGGAGGTCCTCTATGACGCCCCTCAAGGCGACGCCGCCCTGCCCCTGGCGGCACAGATGCTGGCGGGGGACCTGCACGATCTGACAGGGAAGACGCCCGTGGCCGCAAGCGATCGGGCACAGTGCCGAACCACCTGCGTGTTACTGGGCCTTTATGACGCGCCGCGCGTACAAGCCCTCGCCCGGCGGGCCAATATCCCGCTCGATGACCTGTCCGGGCAATGGGAAGTTTACCGTCGCTTTGTTGTCCGTGATGGCACGGCCACCTATGTGGTGATCGCCGGTTCCGATCTTCGTGGCGCCATATACGGCGCGGTCGATCTTTCCAGAAGCCTGGGTATCTCACCCTGGTCGTGGTGGGCTGACGTAACGCCCCGGCAACAATCCCACCTGTCGGTGTCCGAGGCGGCTTTCACCTCGAAGCCGCCCTCGGTGCAATACCGCGGCATCTTCCTCAACGATGAAGACTGGGGCCTGGAACCCTGGGCCGCCGCCACACAAGATCCCGCCAAGGGTAATATCGGCCCCAATACCTACAGGCGCGTTTTCGAACTGATGTGGCGGCTGAAGGCCAATACGCTCTGGCCGGCTATGCACACCGTCTCGACGCCCTTTTACAGCGACCCTGCCAATCCGAAACTGGCCCATGACTATGCCATCGTCATGGGTACATCACACGCCGAACCAATGATGCGCAATAATTTGCGCGAGTGGGATGAATCCAAAAGCGGCGCTTTTGATTTCACACGCAATGGCAAAAAAATAGCCACCTACTGGAAAGACCGCATCAAGCAGAGCGCGCCCTATGAGAGCATCTACACTGTGGGGCTGCGCGGCATTCACGACGGGCCCATGCAGGGCGCCTCCACCACGCAGGAACGCAGTCAGGTTCTTGAACATGTCACCGACATCCAGCGCGACCTCCTGACCCAAACGCTCAGGCGTCCGGCCGCGACAACGCCCCAGGTCTATGTGGCCTATCATGAGCTTCAGGAAGCTTACGATTCCGGCCTTAAAATTCCGGACGATATCACCCTGATGTGGGCCGATGACAACTATGGCTATCTGAGACGCCTGTCCGGTCCGGCCGAACAGACAAGATCAGGCGGCGCCGGCGTATATTACCATCTCTCCTATTGGGGGCGCCCGCATGACTATCTCTGGCTCGGCACTACCCATCCCGGCCTGATCCGCGAGGAAATGGGGCGCGCCTTTGATACCAATGCCCGCAGGATGTGGATCGTCAATGTCGGCGATATCAAGCCGATCGAGTATCTGTCGCAGTATTTCCTCGACCTGGCCTTTGATGCCGACCTGCTCACCCAGCCGGCGGATGCGCATCTGCGTGAGTTTATGCGCGAACAGTTTGGCGAGACGCAGGCCAGGGCGTTGGCCAGCCTCATGAGGCGCTATTACGACCTGGCGTTCGAGCGCAAGCCGGAGTTCATGGGCTTCGGGCAGGCCGAGTGGGTCACGCCCAACCGCCCGACGGACTATGTCAGTTTCGATGGGCAGGAAGCCGAGGATCGCGTGAAGGCCTATCGTGATCTGACCGCAGAGGCCGAAGCGATCGGCGCCACCCTGCCTGCAGATCGGCAGGCGGCCTTTTATGAGCTTGTTCTCTATCCCGTCAGGGCGAGTGCCAACCTGAACGCGCGCATCCTCAACCTCGATCTCGCCGATCTTTATGCCCGCGAGCAACGCGCCTCTGTGAACAGCTACGTCGATAACGCCCGGACTGCCCACGCCGGTCTCGTCGAAGACACTGAGCGCTACAATGCGCTTTTAGGCGGCAAATGGCGGGGTATCATGGATATGGCGCCGCGACGCCTGCCGGTCTTTGACGAACCCGTTTGGCCTAACTGGAGCGTCTCACCCAAGACGGGCTGCGAGCTGTCGCTTTCCGGCCAATGGATCCATGATCACAACACCCTGACCTTTGTCGCAGGACGCCCCCAAACCCGACCGGTGACCCTGTTCTCGCATCAGCCCGTATCTCAGGACTGGTCGCTTCAGAGGCCCATGGCCGGCCTGACCCTTTCCAGCCAATACGGCACCTTGAACGCTCAAAACCATTATCAGACACAGCTGAGCCTCAGCTATGACGGCGCGTCGCCCCCCGGCGACAAAGAACTGAAGCTTATGTGCGGCGGGGCTGAGCACACAGTCTATGTGCGCATATTGCCGGCCATGTCGATGACGATGACGGCCGAAGATAACCGCCGTGTCACCCTGCGCCCGGATCTGGCCACGGTAAGCAATGACTGGGAACGCATCGATGAGCTGGGTAGCCTGGGCAGCGTGCTGCGCATCCGGCCGAACCTGACGTCCGCCGCCCCCGACGAGGCTTTGAAACGCGCGCCCCTCACCTATCGCTTCGCAACCTCTTCGGAATCGGGCGGGACGGTTAAACTCGTCGCCCTGCCCACCCATCCGGCGACGCCCGATCAAGCCCTAAGGGCGCTTGTCCGGCTTGACGACGGTCCCCTTCAAATGCTTGACGTTTCGACCGTCGGACGCAGCGATCCATGGCGGGCCAATGTGCTGTCGAACACGGCGATCAAAACGTTTGATTTCAGGCCTATGCTGGCGGGCGAACACACTTTGAGCGTATACGCCGTCGACCCAGGCCTGATGATTGATCGCATAGAGATTGACCTTGACGGCGCGCGCCCCCACTACGGCGTGATACGAACCGATCCCTCAGGTCCGTGAGCAAGGGCTCCCGCTCGCGTTGGCCTTAGCTTCCACCTTAGCAGAAAATCACTATGGATACGATCGCACCACCTTTGAATGAACCTGACCCGTCAGGCGGGGGAAAAGCAGCGAAAGAACGCAGGGCCTATCAGGATATCGGCCATCACCTTGTTCAAAGAATAAGAGCCGGTGAGTTTCGCACCACGGGGCGTCTGCCGCCGGAAAGAGACCTCGCCCTGTGGTACGATGTGGGGCGCACGGTGATCAGGGACGCCCTGGTCATGCTCGATGTCAAAGGCCTTGTTGAGCCGCGTCAGGGCTCAGGCATTTACATTACGCGGAAGGCCTATCAATCCGCGCTATCGGAAGAGACGCTTTTTGAAACCCAGGCTGAACTGGACTCAAAACCCGCCGCAGCGCCGTTCGAACTGCTCGAAGCCCGTCAGGTCATTGAAAGTCTTATCGCGAAAATAGCCGCCGAGAACGCCACTGACGCCGATCTCGTCGTCATTGAAGAGGCCTTGGCCAATCATCGCAATGCACGATACGGCGAACCAAAAGAGACCTTCGATATTCTGTTCCATATGGCCATAGCCCAGGCGACCCAGAACAAGGAACTGGCCCTGCTGGTCAATCAGTTGTGGCACAGACGCGACGACAATCCGATGTGGCGAACCCTGCACAAGCGCGTCAAAGACACCAACTATCGTGACAACTGGATCATCGATCACGAAATGATCCTGAAAGCCCTGAAGAGTCGCGACGGCAATGCCGCCTATGTGGCCATGTGGCAACATATCGAGAATGTCAAAACCTTCCTGGCGGAGCAAAATGCCGCGTTTGATGAGAAGGGATAAGGTCCAGCCCTCTCCGACCCGACCTGGCTTTCAAGGAAGATGGCTGTAGTGGAGTTGCGACCGTGAAACCGTCCGGCACGCCATGTCCGGCCTACACGACACGCACCTTATCAATACAACCCAGAAGATCAGTGACACCCTCGATTCAATCATGTAACGCTTCGCGACCAGGCCTCTTAACCGATGCCGAAATTGTAAATCCAGCTGCGCACAACGGCCCGACACCGGCCAATGAAAATTGCAGGCCAAGCCAGGTAGCCTGCGCGAGGAGTTCTTGGATGACGATCAAAAAAATCCTCTTCGCCATCCTGGGCTCACTCGGCCTTGTCCTGCTCCTCGCCTTAAGCATCATCCTGTTTACCAGCATCGCCCGCTTGCAGGAGGCGACCGTGGCAAAGCAGTCGAACCAGATCACCGATCTGATTTTATCCTCCGCCGGAACCTGGGCGCAGGAACGCGGTTTGACAAATCTTGAGCTCAACGCGCCGCTTCCCGCCTCCCCAGCCTCCCTCGCGCGCATCCGACGACTGCGTGCAAAAGCCGATGGTGATTTTCGCAAAGCCTTGGCCCTTATGCCGAAGAGCGGCCTGAAGGCCGATCCGGTCCAGCAT contains:
- a CDS encoding tryptophan halogenase family protein, translating into MSQGTIKKVVIAGGGTAGWMTAAWFSRILRDDFEEIVLVESEEIGTVGVGEATTPYIHVFNRHLGINENEFVRFTKGTFKLGIEFVNWGRQGHAYHHSFGPYGRDYGALPFHAVWLRHYLENGADRLENYSLQSLASINGRFMRPTGANSPLAEIAYAYQFDASLYARFLRTISEAAGVVRLEGKIGRVNLGDSGFIESLSLEDGRRIDGDLFIDCTGFRALLLGEALGVGYIDWSRYLPCDRALAVPTARKGPPAPYTRSTALSAGWQWRIPLQHRDGNGHVFSSAFIDDTQAMDALLANLNSPPLADPRPIRFTTGRRETFWKKNCIAVGLSAGFLEPLESTSIMLIQNAILRLQYLFPDKDFSRADTAAYNAAMVREYEDIRDFLILHYKVGTRDDSEFWRYCRHMDIPDGLQNRIDLFSSRGRIPEERGEQFRTPSWLAVMIGQGLMPAAPEPLSLSLPSDALKAWLSDLRSVIGNCLTRMPTHEDYIAQHCQARLSESA
- a CDS encoding GntR family transcriptional regulator, producing MRTARSHVILKSYSYEGGAWCHGYQLDGRRINCDRICPGTETGKPTLWHPIHPLFQRVLISDKDVRAYRTVGESLLERIRNGEFRMLGKLPTERELAEMYNVGRAVVRDALVMLEVKGLIQSRQGSGIYITRRAYELDASEADEAVKERPFDTLPPSGPAEFLQAQQWFESHLSRLAALSATEDDLIELERLCEDCRIAPHAGSRAYTEMRFHLSIARATQNPELISLAHHLWQRRDNSPLWHNFYAPATELKSDRWTAAREKLVAALRRHDGDAAFVAMWQYVDEIKTFLTEANAIPPEEVEVVRS
- a CDS encoding TonB-dependent receptor, whose translation is MPINGRRGLKNVLLCATILMSGTAGFALAQDAVPADTTAATEVIVTGFKKSYADAVRAKKNNIEITDGISSDGLGRFPDLNVGEALQRIPGVQINREAEGRNATINLRGMPGSYARTTLNGQAFADPPALSNNSSGPLGAFNSDIFSAFVIEKSPMANAQSGGLSGNVDMQIAPALSRKDGGFAKASYEYNTLGDLASPAYTLGYNKHISPNLAVFGTLAYKHENFRRDTLRFNTYSALTAQATGLSASDFASKYGAYYSPTECTSSGTAFCRSLASALGVDDASAYVNSTTGSKGTAGAWYDSALRQYTRTNEGNLWTGSAGMEWKPNDNTKLGVVGFYSDRDMPKTTQYFLINSMWDGAGTVATNGDPVSTSDGRYLYSDITMTNFPAKSSTRLYSQHQQSKGLVANADWHDDKWRAAAVLSISNGLSSSLETEIDLQTNPSSTGTNGITANFNTGLGELSDFSYSVTPTPQNAIFNYAFNDATASTVVDGVACQASPTYAANSWNWTSCDPENLYTADGAYTLNVSGSESYAYNQVNSAQFDLERYIELGPITSIQGGLRLEQNRFKSKGFRNMAYGIDTTKITQDMLITAPSVNDFMGGDAAISKNWQVIDVEKFLSAVTPVSLYNNGGLTSVGLNILYADGAYANYNYTNTNTLGEAYIQAKYDTQLIGHRIRGNFGVRYEATDNTIQTLDQTSTFTDGVGSVSNYSQHEIKNKYHYWLPSAIFAADVSDDLVLRGAYYKTYVRPQARQYSPVSIFGQPTLDGSSSTSLMQIYNASVTIGNNKLHPYLANSYDLSLEWYNRPNSLISIAYFDKKITGRIASTSDPAILCPADGSNWGYGALNWDGTNCIATALSTSTKTVYIYASGSYNLDKPTYVHGLEFNIQQNLDFLPGFWKNFGGNFNYAFTQAKSPALAPFPGISKFTYNAIGYYETTKWGVRATYNWRSDYPLNANGTYSGSARSVKARGQLDMSASYNINDQVTVSLDAYNMTNAKRFEYENDSKLVRWIDYDGSTYTLTVKAIF
- a CDS encoding alpha-N-acetylglucosaminidase TIM-barrel domain-containing protein, which codes for MPHLNRRHFLVSGLSAAAISMAAGATGATETTPASAGVLRRLIGSRAKAISFKLTPSGSAKPWYAVSAHGGKLTVEGSDPVALTKGAYSYLKSTGAAHVSWEGDRVDLPWRLPDAALTRTETPFRHRAYMNTCTFGYTTPWWTWSRWEREIDWMALHGIDMPLAMEGQEYVWQALWRENGLSDAELAAYFSGPAFTPWQRMGNIEGYDAPVPQAWIHKKQVLQKQILGRMRELGMTPILPAFGGYVPKAFAEKHPEARIYKMRAWEGFHETYWLDPADPLFARLAGRFIALYTETYGEGQYYLANSFNEMLPPIAADGSDAAKASYGDATANTKAVAEVDPAVKARRLAAYGEAIYDSIRQARPDAVWVMQGWLFGADKAFWSSDAIGAFLSLVPDDKLMVLDIGNDRYPDVWTRADAFKGKTWIYGYVHNYGGSNPVYGDLDFYRSDLKAITASDKAGNLAGFGVFPEGLHNNSVVYEYLYDLAWGDVPVADWLQTYTRARYGHTSPALMQAWSDLQKAVYQTRYWTPRWWKSRAGAYLFFKRPTIEGADFPALPGDWTSAETGADGIPGARQELRSFAVVLQRCDRRHAPSCQWGP